From Aspergillus fumigatus Af293 chromosome 5, whole genome shotgun sequence, a single genomic window includes:
- a CDS encoding putative DnaJ domain protein Psi, which translates to MVAETKLYDALNIKPDASQDDIRKAYRKAALKYHPDKNKDDPKAVEKFKEVSQAYEVLSDPEKRKVYDQYGLEFLLRGGPAPGPGGAPGAGGFEGFEGGMPGGFSFGGMPGGGTRTFHFSTGPGGGGGFRFSSADDIFRNFAKASGGGMGGGMEDDDLFNILSGGLGGGGRGFRTSRGAGAGGAGGGGFQQANRAPTPEPTVVEKELPLTLDELFKGTTKKVTVKSKTFDASGKRTVQDVTLEANIKPGLRTGSKIKYRGVGDQEEGGRQDVHLIVTEKPHPNFKRQGDNLITTVDLSLKEALTGWDRIVRTIDGKSIRVSKPGPTPPGYEEKFPGLGMTISKKPSERGDLVVRVNVKFPTSLTSAQKDILKDVLP; encoded by the exons ATGGTTGCAGAAACGAAACTATACGACGCTCTAAATATCAAACCTGATGCCTCACAAGACGACATCAGAAAGGCATACCGGAAAGCCGCCTTGAAATATCACCCcgacaagaacaaagatGATCCCAAGGCGGTAGAGAAATTCAAGG AGGTCTCACAAGCCTACGAAGTCCTCTCCGATCCCGAGAAACGTAAAGTTTACGATCAATACGGCCTCGAGTTTCTGTTGCGCGGCGGCCCGGCCCCAGGACCCGGCGGGGCTCCCGGTGCAGGAGGATTCGAAGGCTTCGAGGGCGGCATGCCTGGAGGGTTCTCCTTTGGCGGGATGCCCGGTGGAGGAACCCGCACGTTCCATTTCTCGACTGGTCCGGGCGGCGGTGGCGGGTTCCGCTTCAGCTCGGCGGATGATATCTTCCGAAACTTTGCGAAGGCGAGCGGGGGCGGCATGGGCGGTGgaatggaagatgatgacctgTTCAATATCCTTAGCGGTGGGCtaggtggtggtggtcgcgGGTTCAGGACGAGTCGCGGCGCTGGTGCGGGCGGTGCGGGAGGTGGAGGATTCCAGCAGGCGAACCGGGCACCAACGCCTGAGCCGACGGtggtggagaaggagttgCCGCTGACGTTGGATGAGCTTTTCAAGGGAACGACGAAGAAGGTGACGGTGAAGAGTAAGACGTTCGATGCGAGCGGGAAGCGCACCGTCCAGGACGTCACACTGGAGGCCAATATTAAGCCTGGTCTGCGGACGGGCTCGAAGATCAAGTACCGTGGTGTCGGGGATCAGGAAGAGGGTGGACGCCAGGATGTCCATCTCATTGTTACAGAG AAACCGCACCCCAACTTCAAGCGTCAGGGCGACAACCTCATCACAACAGTTGATCTCTCTCTCAAGGAAGCCCTGACAGGCTGGGACCGTATCGTGCGCACAATCGACGGCAAATCCATCCGTGTCTCCAAGCCCGGGCCCACTCCACCAGGCTACGAAGAAAAGTTCCCGGGCCTGGGCATGACAATATCAAAGAAGCCGAGCGAGCGGGGCGATCTCGTCGTCCGCGTGAACGTCAAGTTCCCGACTAGCCTGACGTCCGCGCAGAAGGATATCCTCAAGGATGTACTGCCATGA